The following are from one region of the Hydrogenophaga sp. BPS33 genome:
- a CDS encoding DUF4238 domain-containing protein — translation MDTRSVARKHHYVPQGYLAAFTDTGAKDGQFHVLDVQSGHAFRTSPGNVAAQRDFNRVDIEGRSPDAVENALAPFEGQAIAAIRRVIETRSYPRDKDWNLIVNLLTLIAVRNPRLRESFNRSREQVIRRTSELLVSERSLWERHAEKAKKAGEELPDVSYERAKAFIEEGQYDIVFSPEGNLRIEFDTFDKVLPLLGSRHWSVLVAPDDGPEFICCDYPVALTWKGARSGPIGYGLEHTEVFFPLGRRVGLYGVFESPINEVVHCQPKNVGIMNRHVLESAERHLYSAHDTFVVWAEGDLREVQCQS, via the coding sequence GTGGACACCAGATCAGTTGCCCGTAAACATCACTATGTGCCGCAGGGCTACCTTGCGGCATTCACGGACACTGGCGCCAAGGATGGTCAGTTCCACGTGCTGGACGTGCAGAGTGGTCATGCGTTTCGTACCTCTCCAGGCAACGTGGCTGCGCAGCGAGATTTCAACAGAGTCGACATTGAGGGCCGATCTCCGGATGCAGTAGAGAACGCTCTAGCTCCCTTCGAGGGCCAAGCGATTGCAGCCATCAGGCGCGTCATTGAAACTCGATCCTATCCTCGCGACAAGGACTGGAATCTGATTGTGAACCTGCTCACTTTGATAGCCGTTCGTAACCCACGACTACGAGAGTCGTTCAATCGTTCGAGGGAGCAAGTTATCCGACGGACCAGTGAGCTGCTCGTCTCTGAAAGAAGCCTCTGGGAGCGGCATGCGGAAAAGGCGAAAAAGGCAGGCGAGGAGTTGCCTGACGTTTCTTACGAGAGAGCCAAGGCCTTCATCGAAGAGGGACAGTACGACATTGTGTTCTCGCCAGAAGGAAACCTGCGCATCGAGTTCGACACATTTGACAAGGTTCTTCCGCTACTGGGCAGCAGGCACTGGTCGGTGCTCGTTGCCCCAGACGACGGACCTGAGTTCATTTGTTGCGATTATCCCGTGGCGCTCACCTGGAAAGGGGCGCGAAGCGGCCCCATCGGTTACGGCCTTGAACACACCGAGGTGTTCTTTCCCTTAGGCCGCAGAGTCGGCCTTTATGGCGTCTTCGAGTCACCGATAAATGAGGTGGTCCACTGCCAGCCAAAGAACGTAGGCATCATGAACCGGCACGTTCTTGAAAGCGCTGAAAGGCATTTGTACTCCGCTCACGACACATTCGTCGTATGGGCAGAAGGTGACTTGCGCGAAGTCCAGTGCCAATCATGA
- a CDS encoding HAD domain-containing protein, which produces MRILFLDFDGVLHSSRAELDGKYFRWLPALVKLLANFPDVKIVVHSTWRYDHTDNELRELLGELGERFVGSAPRGPREQVIQMVLQANKGKFTDYLVLDDAPHEFPEGTLNTLFINGIQGLGSVSQQLDLLTWLLKTAPPKDK; this is translated from the coding sequence GTGCGCATCCTCTTCCTAGACTTCGATGGAGTCCTCCACTCAAGCCGCGCTGAGCTCGACGGCAAGTACTTCCGCTGGCTGCCAGCGCTGGTGAAGCTGTTGGCGAACTTCCCTGACGTGAAGATCGTTGTTCACAGCACATGGCGCTACGACCACACGGACAATGAGCTGCGCGAGCTTCTTGGCGAACTGGGCGAGCGCTTTGTCGGCAGTGCGCCGCGTGGGCCGCGTGAGCAAGTGATTCAAATGGTGCTGCAGGCGAACAAGGGGAAGTTCACTGACTACCTTGTGCTCGATGACGCGCCGCACGAGTTCCCTGAGGGGACGCTCAACACACTTTTCATCAACGGTATCCAGGGGCTTGGCTCTGTGTCGCAGCAACTGGACCTTTTGACTTGGCTGCTCAAGACAGCGCCACCAAAGGACAAGTGA
- a CDS encoding HAD domain-containing protein, with protein MTSTSHLPHSPRSATVLPRGYGGLLLYLDYDGVLHHHNVLWHPERGPYDGPPGFQLFEHVALLERLLEPHPDVQIVLSTAWVRRYGVYTTSKRLPPKLRSRVIGATYHSKMDEAEFIAKPRGVQVQEDTMRRQPLRWVALDDVDEGWPGERSHIFIADEALGLGAPGAADSVRTLLQSVFG; from the coding sequence ATGACGAGCACAAGCCACCTTCCGCATTCGCCTCGCTCGGCGACCGTTTTGCCTCGCGGATATGGCGGACTGCTCCTCTACCTCGACTACGATGGAGTACTGCATCACCACAATGTGCTGTGGCACCCGGAGAGAGGTCCATACGATGGTCCGCCGGGATTCCAGCTCTTTGAACATGTCGCGTTGCTGGAGCGATTGCTCGAGCCCCATCCAGATGTCCAGATTGTTCTCAGCACGGCATGGGTGCGCCGATATGGTGTCTACACGACGTCCAAGCGCCTTCCCCCCAAGCTGCGCAGCCGGGTCATCGGCGCCACCTATCACAGCAAAATGGACGAGGCTGAGTTCATCGCAAAGCCGCGGGGCGTTCAGGTGCAGGAAGACACCATGCGCCGCCAACCTCTTAGATGGGTTGCACTGGACGATGTAGATGAGGGATGGCCGGGAGAGCGCTCGCACATCTTCATCGCCGACGAGGCTCTCGGCTTGGGCGCGCCAGGAGCCGCAGACAGCGTACGCACGCTCCTGCAGAGCGTCTTCGGATAA
- a CDS encoding DNA adenine methylase, which yields MYTHLATTAAASKPFLKWTGGKQRLLSQLLPLLPVGKHRLIEPFVGAGSIFLATGYDCSVINDANPDLVATWSALQARPREYMERAAELFVDENQSPDAYASIRARFNAEVDSFERAVLLPYLNRFGFNGLFRVNAKGAFNVPYGQPKVLPNFPWNQMEAASRKLERCLILNGGFRAAIEMAEEGDVVYCDPPYVDDSAPSFTQYTSARFGIDQQYELVQACEAAVERGATVLISNHDTATTRALYAGWDIREVRVRRSVSADAGARGIAGELVACLG from the coding sequence ATGTACACACATCTAGCCACGACAGCCGCCGCATCCAAGCCCTTTCTCAAGTGGACCGGAGGCAAGCAGCGTCTCCTCTCCCAACTGCTTCCACTTCTTCCCGTTGGAAAGCATCGGCTTATCGAGCCATTCGTGGGTGCTGGCTCCATCTTCCTCGCCACCGGCTACGACTGCAGCGTCATCAACGACGCGAATCCAGACCTCGTGGCAACGTGGTCCGCGCTCCAGGCTCGTCCGCGTGAGTACATGGAGCGCGCGGCCGAACTCTTCGTGGATGAGAACCAATCTCCGGATGCCTACGCTTCAATCCGCGCACGCTTCAATGCAGAGGTCGACTCGTTTGAGCGCGCGGTTCTACTGCCCTATCTCAACCGATTTGGCTTCAACGGTCTCTTCCGGGTCAACGCGAAGGGTGCGTTCAACGTTCCATACGGGCAGCCCAAGGTCCTTCCGAATTTCCCATGGAACCAGATGGAAGCCGCTTCTCGAAAGCTCGAGCGCTGCTTGATTCTGAACGGCGGGTTTCGGGCTGCCATCGAGATGGCCGAGGAGGGGGACGTGGTGTATTGCGACCCGCCGTATGTAGATGACTCGGCGCCCAGTTTCACGCAGTACACCTCGGCACGCTTCGGTATCGACCAGCAGTATGAGCTGGTGCAAGCGTGCGAAGCCGCGGTGGAGCGCGGAGCGACAGTGCTCATCTCGAACCACGACACGGCAACCACGCGCGCGCTCTATGCCGGTTGGGACATCCGTGAGGTCAGAGTGCGGCGCAGTGTTTCAGCAGATGCCGGCGCACGAGGCATCGCCGGGGAACTCGTGGCTTGCCTTGGATAA
- a CDS encoding UvrD-helicase domain-containing protein, giving the protein MAKEWAPSRWGMHLTGSSDWRLRLKGLDLALTLLGHSHRVNVEDETTYRVQAGTFWTDITFYPGQEREVKADGLPNAQGATLVQALNVALTEQRLRRDLWFLQGEQQKIDRWLEQKADQERACAEQRRWLTHEQQDIVLAARPTVNPTAVRSRLQKAGVVVRLGAQAKAIERALTAWEADYRPAWAALNAAHVARELVACKNLLDRVESKPLTEEQARAVVYFDNRVQVVASAGSGKTSTMVAKAAYAIHRGFVTPERILLLAFNKQAAEELKERAAQAFERLGMEGVTVEASTFHALGLRLIGKATKEKPDIPDWATDATSGVRKLTEIVDQLKDGSLAFRRQWDLFRFVFGRNLPAFGSPEPADVWDAQGKGALVTNRGERVKSLEEVMIANFLFLNGVEYHYEAPYPHRTADEAHRQYRPDFYYPDLDLFHEHFALDAHGVPPPHFENYLEGVLWKRQLHAEKGTTLFETTSHGLRHGDDFERLERELTARGVLLDPNPDREIPEGGQKPMESIELIGLIRTFMSHAKSNGLSIPALQQQLDAMPQDIFKHRHQRFLDIAAPILAAWDQALAAEGGIDFEDMLNLAAGHLESGRVESPYDLVMADEFQDASRARARLCRALVQPPGRFFFAVGDDWQSINRFAGADVGVMTGFREWFGHGQVLKLEQTFRCPQALCDVSSAFVSKNPAQIPKRVHSATPAQGPVLQAFQVHSKDQLADAIDRFVMTLAEGVREGTIPTGRSGKVSVYVLGRYNTDKQYVTANQRRLNRWVDISFLTIHRSKGSEADYVILPEMLSVLKGRSFPNTRTDDPVLALAMPDGDNFPLGEERRLFYVALTRARRTVAMFTVKGRCSTFLRELEDQGALVLTDTDGKAVKEDACPACKQGVLVLRSGPYGEFRSCSNYPSCHYKPRRHWSTPAPVVPRKGKRWLG; this is encoded by the coding sequence ATGGCAAAGGAATGGGCCCCCTCGCGGTGGGGCATGCATCTAACCGGGTCATCGGATTGGCGCTTGCGCCTGAAGGGACTGGATCTCGCCCTGACGCTGCTGGGCCACTCCCACCGAGTCAACGTTGAGGACGAGACTACCTACCGCGTCCAAGCCGGGACGTTCTGGACGGATATCACGTTCTATCCTGGGCAGGAGCGTGAGGTGAAGGCCGATGGGCTGCCTAACGCCCAAGGCGCAACTCTCGTTCAAGCGTTGAATGTCGCCTTGACAGAGCAGCGTCTGCGCAGAGATCTATGGTTTCTCCAGGGCGAGCAGCAAAAAATTGACCGCTGGCTGGAGCAAAAGGCCGATCAGGAACGGGCCTGCGCAGAGCAGCGGCGCTGGCTCACCCACGAGCAGCAGGACATCGTCTTGGCGGCCCGGCCGACCGTTAACCCCACCGCCGTCCGATCCCGCCTGCAGAAGGCTGGCGTGGTGGTCCGGTTGGGCGCGCAGGCGAAGGCAATCGAGCGCGCGCTGACCGCGTGGGAGGCCGACTACCGCCCCGCATGGGCCGCGCTCAACGCCGCCCACGTCGCACGCGAGCTGGTAGCCTGCAAGAATCTGCTCGACCGGGTCGAGAGCAAGCCGCTGACCGAGGAGCAAGCCCGGGCCGTGGTCTACTTCGACAACCGTGTGCAGGTCGTGGCCTCGGCCGGCTCCGGCAAGACCTCCACCATGGTGGCGAAGGCGGCCTACGCCATCCACCGAGGCTTCGTGACGCCCGAACGCATCCTTCTGCTGGCCTTCAACAAGCAAGCAGCAGAGGAACTCAAGGAGCGCGCGGCCCAAGCGTTTGAACGCCTGGGTATGGAAGGCGTGACTGTGGAGGCTTCCACTTTCCACGCCTTGGGCTTGCGCCTCATCGGCAAGGCCACAAAGGAAAAGCCCGACATTCCCGACTGGGCGACCGACGCGACAAGTGGGGTGCGAAAGCTCACCGAGATCGTCGACCAGTTGAAGGATGGTTCCCTCGCGTTCCGTCGCCAGTGGGATCTGTTCCGCTTCGTCTTCGGACGAAACCTCCCTGCCTTTGGTTCTCCGGAGCCCGCCGACGTGTGGGACGCTCAAGGCAAAGGCGCGTTGGTCACAAACCGGGGCGAGCGGGTTAAGAGCCTAGAAGAGGTGATGATCGCCAACTTCCTGTTCTTGAACGGGGTCGAATACCACTACGAGGCACCTTACCCGCACCGTACCGCGGACGAAGCGCACCGGCAATATCGCCCGGACTTCTACTATCCCGATCTGGACCTGTTCCACGAACACTTCGCGCTCGACGCCCACGGCGTGCCTCCACCCCATTTCGAGAACTACCTGGAAGGGGTGCTCTGGAAACGGCAGTTGCACGCGGAGAAGGGCACGACGTTGTTCGAGACCACCTCACACGGCCTGCGCCACGGTGACGACTTCGAGCGACTGGAGCGCGAGTTGACCGCTCGTGGGGTATTGCTCGATCCCAACCCAGACCGTGAGATTCCCGAAGGTGGGCAAAAGCCCATGGAGTCTATCGAGTTGATCGGGCTGATCCGCACCTTCATGAGCCACGCCAAGAGCAACGGCTTGAGCATTCCCGCCCTGCAGCAGCAGTTGGACGCGATGCCCCAGGATATCTTCAAGCACCGCCACCAGAGGTTCCTGGACATCGCCGCCCCCATCCTGGCAGCCTGGGACCAAGCACTGGCGGCCGAGGGTGGAATTGACTTTGAGGACATGCTCAACCTTGCCGCCGGGCATCTGGAGAGTGGCCGCGTGGAGTCGCCTTACGATCTGGTGATGGCCGATGAGTTCCAGGATGCCTCGCGTGCCAGGGCTCGCTTGTGTCGCGCCTTGGTTCAGCCGCCTGGCCGGTTCTTCTTCGCGGTGGGCGACGACTGGCAATCTATAAACCGGTTCGCTGGCGCGGACGTGGGGGTGATGACGGGTTTCCGCGAGTGGTTTGGCCACGGCCAGGTGCTCAAGCTCGAACAAACCTTCCGCTGCCCGCAAGCGTTGTGCGACGTCTCCAGCGCGTTTGTCTCGAAAAACCCCGCTCAAATCCCCAAACGCGTGCATTCCGCCACCCCGGCCCAAGGCCCGGTGCTTCAGGCGTTCCAGGTACACAGCAAAGACCAACTGGCTGATGCTATCGACCGGTTCGTGATGACCCTTGCAGAGGGGGTGCGCGAGGGCACCATCCCAACGGGCCGCAGTGGCAAGGTTTCCGTCTACGTGCTCGGGCGATACAACACTGACAAGCAATACGTTACAGCGAACCAACGTCGCCTCAACCGCTGGGTGGACATTTCGTTCCTGACCATCCACCGCTCCAAGGGCAGCGAGGCGGACTACGTCATCCTGCCGGAGATGCTCAGTGTCCTGAAGGGGCGCAGCTTCCCCAACACGCGCACCGACGACCCCGTCTTGGCCTTGGCCATGCCCGATGGGGACAACTTCCCACTGGGGGAAGAACGTCGCCTGTTCTACGTAGCCCTGACCCGGGCCCGGCGCACGGTGGCGATGTTCACGGTTAAAGGGCGATGCTCAACGTTCCTTCGAGAACTTGAAGATCAGGGAGCCCTGGTGCTCACCGACACCGACGGCAAGGCCGTCAAAGAGGATGCCTGTCCGGCTTGCAAGCAAGGCGTTCTGGTGCTGCGCTCGGGGCCTTATGGGGAGTTTCGCTCCTGCTCAAACTACCCCTCGTGCCACTACAAACCACGCCGGCATTGGTCGACGCCTGCGCCTGTCGTTCCTCGAAAAGGAAAACGTTGGTTGGGCTAG